The Aspergillus nidulans FGSC A4 chromosome VIII genome contains the following window.
CAATATCATGCGTTCTTTGGCTCCACCTCTGCAAGAGTAGCCCCAGACCTTGTAGAAAACCTGGCTAACGCCTCATCAAGCCCGATTTCGCGTGAGATCTCAGCCTGTCGCTCATGATCCGCAACGGCCGTGCCCTCCGAACCGAAGATAACGTCCATTTCCTCGAGCGAGACTTGTTTCGTCTCGgggacaaagaagaaaatgaacAGCGCGCCAAGTGTCGTCATTAAACCGAGAAAAATATATGTGCCGTATCGGATGCCGGCGAGCATGTCCGGTGTCACTTGGCCGACGATGAAGTTGTTCATCCAGTCTGAATACCGTCTATTAGCAACGTACCTAGAGAACCAAGGAGACTGATAAGAGACATACTAGCCGAAGCGCCCAAACTCGTCCCAATTGCACGCACGCTAAGTGGCCAGATCTCAGCGATGATAATCCAGGAACAAGGGCCCCACGAGTATCCGAAGTGGATGACGAACAGCCAGACCATGGCAACGGCACCCCAGCCTGCGGCGCGGTGCGACTCCCACTGCGTTTCGTTCTCGGCGAAGATACCCgcgatgatgaagtggcAGGCTGCCATGCCGATGGCGCCGATAAGTAGGATGGGTTTGCGACCGACGTTGTCGACCCAGATTACGGCTGGAATCTGGAGATGTGTTAATATTTGAAACGGATAGAGGGGGTGTAAAAATGAAGGGGAGGAGCCTCACTGTTGCAAGGAACATTGCTACGCCGACGACGCCTGTGGCGAGGAGTGACGTGGTGTTGCTGCTCATTCCGAGTTGTTCGAAGATGGTGGGGGCGTAGTAGAGGATTGCATTGACGCCTGTCCATTGCTGGAAAGTCATAGTGACTTGATGGCGCGTTAGCAAAGTGTTGCGATAATGATCAGGGTGAAAGCATACCTGTAGCAACAATCACCCGTTTGAACATGGGCCAGCTGGTGAAGAGACTCTTGTAACCGGCAGCTTCAAGCTTCAAATAACTCCAGAGACTGGACCTCTCCAGATGAGGAAacctttccttctcagtACGTTTTTCGAAGACGCTCTGGGCTTTGATCTCTAGGAACTCTAGCTGCAACACGGGGTCGTCCGCCTCCAATCCACGAAGGCTAGTAAGAACCTTGAgagcctcttcttctctgccatgGTGTACAAGCCAGCGAGGAGAGAATGGCATAAAGATCATGCCGACTCCTAAGATGACAGCTGGGACGAGTTGAAGAGCCAAGGGTAAGAGCCACGCAGTATCTTTTTGAGTCTCACCAGTGCCACCGATGTGGTTTGTTCCGTAGTTTATCCTGGGGTTGTTAGGTTGCGAGAGAATAAATCGAGACGAGGACCTACCAGAAGGAGACCTACCCATACGGTTAGCGATATGTCACAAAGGGGATAAGCCTGTTCTAGGCGTGAGAAAACTGACCATGATCCCGAACGTGATTGCGAGCTGCTGCATGGCAACCAAAGAGCCTCTTACCTCAGGCGGTGCTATCTTCAAGAAGTTAGATCGAAGCTGACATCCATCTTCGGAAAGAAAATACTTCAGCGTTGTACATGGGAACACTCATTGAGAGGCTAAGAGACACGGGTTAGTGACTGGCAGCTCTAATATATGCGCAGCCATGGGTAAATGTACCTTCCCACACCCATACCCGTGACGAATCGACCTCCCAAAATATTCGATGAGCTTCCGCTGCCGGCAGCCGCGGTAAGCTGAATCACGACGCCGATACAGAAAATGCATACGTGCGCAAGGATCGTGTATTTTCGGGAGAATCTTTCACAGAGTACACCGGAATATAAAGCGCCAAGCCAAGCACCAAGTTCGAGGATAGCTGCACTCGCTTAGCCTAGGCTGATAGAATAATAAGTGAGATGGTCATACATGTAAGCCatcctttctttgtctcgTTTGTGACCGCATCTCCCATCTGAAGGCTGTTAGTACCGTAAAGCGGCTTGCTGGTGAGAAGCGAAAGCTTACATGCTCCTCAAAAGAGTGCATAACCACTAGGATAATAGTGCGTTAGCTCAGTCCAAGTAATCATATAGTACTTGACTCACGGACGCCAGAGAACACGCCCTTGGGAGAGAGAAGTTAGCTAGCGATTCTATATGATTTTCTGAAGCCACTACCTGGTTATAACCGTAGAGGAGACTGCGGCCATGTTAGCGATCGTCTTCTGAGAATAGAGGTAGATTAGAGTAATACCCTCCAAGACAAGCGAACATCGCAACACCGAAGACTTTTTTGTTCTGTATCAATCCCGGGAGCCCAGACGAAGCCTTCAGGTTGACCT
Protein-coding sequences here:
- a CDS encoding xylose transporter xtrD (transcript_id=CADANIAT00002474) — translated: MGGAGDTSAALDAAAQIRKVNLKASSGLPGLIQNKKVFGVAMFACLGGLLYGYNQGVFSGVLVMHSFEEHMGDAVTNETKKGWLTSILELGAWLGALYSGVLCERFSRKYTILAHVCIFCIGVVIQLTAAAGSGSSSNILGGRFVTGMGVGSLSMSVPMYNAEIAPPEVSFWINYGTNHIGGTGETQKDTAWLLPLALQLVPAVILGVGMIFMPFSPRWLVHHGREEEALKVLTSLRGLEADDPVLQLEFLEIKAQSVFEKRTEKERFPHLERSSLWSYLKLEAAGYKSLFTSWPMFKRVIVATVTMTFQQWTGVNAILYYAPTIFEQLGMSSNTTSLLATGVVGVAMFLATIPAVIWVDNVGRKPILLIGAIGMAACHFIIAGIFAENETQWESHRAAGWGAVAMVWLFVIHFGYSWGPCSWIIIAEIWPLSVRAIGTSLGASANWMNNFIVGQVTPDMLAGIRYGTYIFLGLMTTLGALFIFFFVPETKQVSLEEMDVIFGSEGTAVADHERQAEISREIGLDEALARFSTRSGATLAEVEPKNA